Proteins found in one Odontesthes bonariensis isolate fOdoBon6 chromosome 11, fOdoBon6.hap1, whole genome shotgun sequence genomic segment:
- the LOC142391230 gene encoding uncharacterized protein LOC142391230, whose amino-acid sequence MTESQAEAAAEARFDQRGAGAGAVPSTGSMLFDQYTTGAGAQKTRHRRLREVAGHQLQHQHRHGPGRKAVSKQEQKQEQKQEQKQEQNEEQNEVLKQEQNEEQNEEQNQEQNEEQNEELKQEQNQEQNEEQNEEQNQEQNEEQNQEQNEEQNQVVNQEQNPSTRNRAGSSSGSTRPQKRRAQEGSRWHCCKDCGKVIKRSNLRYHQRIHTGEKPYSCGQCGAAFTQFSNLKKHQRIHSGEKPFSCGQCGAAFTQLDSLKRHQRIHSGEKPFICGQCGAAFTRLSNLNTHQRVHTGEKPFSCGQCGAAFTALGSLKTHQRIHSGEKPFSCGQCGAAFTRLSYLKTHQRIHTGEKPFICGQCGAAFTQLSNLKTHQRIHTGEKPFICGQCGAAVTRLSHLKTHQHIHTGEKPFSCGQCGATFTELGSLKRHQRSHTAEK is encoded by the exons ATGACCGAGAGCCAAGCTGAAGCTGCGGCAGAAG CTCGTTTCGACCAACGCGGTGCCGGTGCTGGTGCCGTGCCCAGCACCGGTTCTATGCTTTTCGACCAATACACGACTGGTGCCGGTGCCCAAAAAACCCGGCACCGTCGGCTCCGCGAAGTTGCTGGGCACCAGCTCCAGCACCAGCACCGGCACGGCCCTGGTCGAAAAGCAGtatct aagcaggagcagaagcaggagcagaagcaggagcagaagcaggagcagaacgaggagcagaacgaggtgctgaagcaggagcagaacgaggagcagaacgaggagcagaaccaggagcagaacgaggagcagaacgaggagctgaagcaggagcagaaccaggagcagaacgaggagcagaacgaggagcagaaccaggagcagaacgaggagcagaaccaggagcagaacgaggagcagaaccaggtggtgaaccaggagcagaacccctccaccaggaacagagccggctcatcctctggaTCCACaaggccacag aaacgtagagcccaagagggatccagatggcactgctgtaaggactgtgggaaagttatcaaacgatcaaatctgaggtatcatcagagaattcacacaggagagaagccatacagctgtggtcagtgtggggcagctttcactcaattctctaatctaaagaaacaccaacgtattcactcaggagagaaacctttcagctgtggccagtgtggggcagctttcactcaattagatagtctaaagagacaccaacgtattcactcaggagagaaacctttcatctgtggtcagtgtggggcagctttcactagattatctaaTCTAAACACGCACCAACgtgttcacacaggagagaaacctttcagctgtggccagtgtggggcagctttcactgcattaggtagtctaaagacacaccaacgtattcactcaggagagaaacctttcagctgtggtcagtgtggggcagctttcactagattatcttatctaaagacacaccaacgtattcacacaggagagaaacctttcatctgtggtcaatgtggggcagctttcactcaattatctaatctaaagacacaccaacgtattcacacaggagagaaacctttcatctgtggtcagtgtggggcagctgtCACTcgattatctcatctaaagacacaccaacatattcatacaggagagaagcctttcagctgtggtcagtgtggggcaactttcactgaattaggtagtctaaagagacaccaacgtagtcacactgcagagaaatga